One Puniceicoccaceae bacterium DNA segment encodes these proteins:
- a CDS encoding LysR family transcriptional regulator: MTPDVLDTRQLLVFRTLAETGGFTETAKRLHLTQSAISHSVRSLEDKLECRLFDRIGKRALLTEIGERLYSHTHTIFSEMDAAFRSIEEVKTWGKGRIRIGATTSACQFILPSVLREFRECFPLCKIVVQAGDTPVLLEKLKRSEVDLAICLRPWKDIEFDTTLLFEDRLHAIVAPNHPIAKLPMIPRTVEDFPFIIYDSRSYTFDLVSNYFRESKVLLDHFIELGSGEAIKELAKIGLGIGVLADWTVRKEIEEGSLVQVALGRTPLKRSWVICRQKGHSQTLMENTFENLTHSVCDNLAMAD; this comes from the coding sequence ATGACTCCTGACGTTCTTGATACCCGACAGCTTCTGGTTTTTCGCACCCTGGCGGAAACCGGAGGATTCACGGAAACTGCCAAGCGACTGCACCTGACCCAATCGGCAATCAGTCATTCGGTTCGCTCGCTTGAGGACAAGTTGGAGTGTCGACTCTTCGACCGCATTGGCAAGCGGGCCCTGCTCACCGAGATTGGCGAACGTCTGTATTCGCACACGCACACCATTTTCAGTGAAATGGATGCCGCATTTCGGTCGATTGAGGAAGTAAAGACCTGGGGAAAGGGGCGCATCCGCATCGGAGCGACAACCTCTGCATGCCAATTCATCCTGCCCAGCGTGCTGCGGGAGTTTCGGGAGTGTTTTCCACTGTGCAAAATCGTGGTCCAGGCGGGTGATACTCCGGTTTTACTTGAAAAACTTAAACGTTCGGAGGTGGATCTCGCCATCTGCCTGCGCCCCTGGAAGGACATCGAGTTTGATACAACGCTGCTCTTCGAAGATCGCCTGCATGCGATTGTGGCCCCCAATCACCCCATTGCCAAACTTCCGATGATTCCGAGAACGGTTGAGGATTTTCCCTTCATCATTTATGACAGCCGGAGTTATACTTTTGATCTCGTCAGCAACTACTTTCGGGAGAGCAAGGTTCTGCTGGATCATTTCATCGAATTGGGAAGTGGCGAGGCGATCAAGGAACTGGCCAAAATCGGACTGGGCATCGGTGTGTTGGCGGACTGGACCGTTCGCAAGGAAATCGAAGAAGGGTCGCTGGTTCAGGTCGCTTTGGGGAGAACGCCGCTCAAGCGTAGTTGGGTGATTTGCAGGCAAAAGGGACACAGCCAGACCCTGATGGAGAATACATTCGAGAACCTGACGCACTCCGTCTGTGACAATCTGGCGATGGCAGATTGA
- a CDS encoding ABC transporter substrate-binding protein: MPQLHTFSGAVVEKPTILQPLRLGYVALNDALPFIVAKESGLFLKYGLDVKLSREIGWASIRDKVEYGELDAAQALAPMPFAATMGLGNRHPTECLVSLILNLNGNAITLSRSLLEKEGDPVQALKRGDFTHRSFGKPTLAVVSEFSSHHFLLRKWLIKNGIHPLKDVHIVTLPPSQMPDILGNALIDGFCAGEPWNSQAVRAGTGIVVASSLDVDPGHVEKVLMVSHRFATRRSETHIRLIAALIDACEQCQDPDLRSRFAAILSERRYLNCPREDIEVGLEGRIVTIETHQLGILASQFLRFDSNRPSRKHCTWILKQMQDAGLMRGVSVDPDTLAKIVFAEEYYESALKLRSQMGRLEQRVQQTTTGGH; encoded by the coding sequence ATGCCGCAATTGCATACATTTTCGGGGGCCGTCGTCGAAAAACCGACGATTCTGCAACCACTTCGCCTGGGATACGTCGCGCTCAACGACGCACTGCCTTTCATTGTTGCGAAGGAATCCGGACTCTTCCTGAAATATGGACTGGACGTCAAGTTATCGCGTGAGATTGGCTGGGCCTCCATCCGTGACAAGGTGGAATACGGTGAACTGGATGCAGCGCAGGCCCTCGCTCCCATGCCATTCGCAGCAACCATGGGGCTGGGAAATCGACACCCAACCGAATGTCTGGTCAGCCTCATTCTCAATCTCAATGGAAACGCGATCACCTTGAGTCGCTCCCTGCTTGAGAAGGAAGGGGACCCGGTGCAGGCCCTCAAGCGAGGGGACTTCACCCATCGCTCATTTGGCAAGCCGACTCTGGCAGTGGTATCCGAGTTTTCATCCCACCATTTTCTGCTGCGGAAATGGCTGATCAAAAACGGCATTCATCCCCTCAAGGATGTGCACATCGTGACATTGCCGCCCAGTCAGATGCCGGACATTCTCGGCAATGCCCTGATTGATGGATTTTGCGCTGGAGAACCCTGGAACTCCCAGGCCGTGCGCGCCGGTACCGGCATCGTGGTCGCCAGCAGTCTGGATGTGGATCCCGGCCATGTCGAAAAGGTGCTGATGGTTTCCCATCGCTTCGCAACCCGCCGCAGCGAAACTCACATCCGCCTGATCGCCGCGCTGATCGATGCCTGCGAACAGTGCCAGGATCCCGATCTGCGCTCACGCTTTGCGGCGATTCTGAGCGAGCGCCGCTACCTGAACTGTCCCAGGGAAGACATTGAGGTCGGTCTTGAAGGACGCATTGTAACGATTGAAACCCATCAGCTGGGTATTTTGGCAAGCCAGTTTCTTCGCTTCGACTCCAATCGTCCCTCCCGCAAACACTGCACCTGGATCCTCAAGCAGATGCAGGATGCGGGACTGATGCGCGGCGTGTCTGTCGATCCCGATACCTTGGCGAAAATCGTCTTCGCAGAGGAATACTACGAAAGCGCGCTGAAACTGCGGAGCCAGATGGGGCGACTCGAGCAGCGCGTGCAGCAAACCACAACCGGAGGTCATTGA
- a CDS encoding DmsC/YnfH family molybdoenzyme membrane anchor subunit, with product MPHFTPVHPDRAGVPVTPIDHWLESQSALQTPVAEFARLHDDAEFRSAAQVRRLLPLETPKAGEQYAFDVDLDRCFGCKACVAACHSLNGLDETESWRDVGYIHQPTAGTHYHQTVTSACHHCVDPACLNGCPVEAYEKDPVTGIVLHLDDQCIGCSYCILKCPYDVPKFNKRLGIVRKCDLCHGRLKAGEAPACAQACPTQAISVTIVKQAEVRDLANANAFLPGTPNPTLTQPTTRYHSARPVPTDATAADAHVAVKAHAHWPLILLLVCTQASVGVMAAGTWVAQHAQPSFWTALAFAGIGILASVLHLGQPLRAWRVFLGLRRSWLSREIVGFGAYGFLLACTLASGWIPQLSPAVQQSLSAAACITGCIAVFTSIMIYADTGRRAWNFTETFRRFAGTVLLSFFLVAGITSGDTAWFVATWFLAGAKCLWDALDMGASHSISNSPHGARFPWLSTRGGKVALASRITFLLAAIAATLWQPATTLFIGIAGGALLIGELCERYQFFVSVNVSKMPGGAVR from the coding sequence ATGCCACATTTCACACCCGTCCATCCGGATCGTGCCGGTGTTCCAGTGACTCCGATTGATCACTGGCTTGAGAGTCAAAGCGCGCTGCAGACTCCTGTAGCCGAGTTCGCCCGCCTGCATGACGATGCGGAATTCCGGTCAGCCGCACAGGTCCGACGCCTGCTGCCGCTCGAAACACCGAAGGCCGGCGAGCAATATGCCTTTGATGTGGACCTCGACCGTTGTTTCGGGTGCAAAGCCTGCGTGGCTGCCTGTCACAGCCTCAACGGATTGGACGAAACCGAATCCTGGAGGGATGTCGGCTACATCCATCAACCCACTGCAGGTACGCACTACCATCAGACTGTAACCTCCGCCTGCCACCACTGTGTGGACCCTGCTTGTCTGAACGGCTGCCCGGTTGAGGCCTACGAAAAAGATCCGGTCACCGGCATCGTGCTGCACCTTGACGACCAGTGCATCGGCTGCAGCTATTGCATCCTCAAGTGCCCATACGATGTGCCCAAGTTTAACAAGCGACTCGGAATCGTGCGCAAATGTGACCTCTGCCACGGACGCCTGAAAGCCGGAGAAGCACCCGCCTGTGCGCAAGCCTGTCCGACTCAGGCCATCTCGGTCACTATTGTGAAGCAAGCCGAAGTGCGCGATCTGGCCAACGCAAATGCCTTTCTCCCGGGAACGCCCAACCCGACACTCACCCAGCCGACCACGCGCTACCATTCTGCCCGCCCCGTGCCGACCGATGCAACCGCAGCCGATGCACACGTGGCCGTCAAAGCGCATGCCCACTGGCCACTCATTCTCCTGCTCGTGTGCACCCAGGCATCCGTCGGCGTCATGGCTGCAGGCACTTGGGTTGCGCAACATGCACAGCCCAGTTTCTGGACGGCGCTTGCATTTGCAGGCATCGGCATCCTCGCAAGTGTATTGCATCTGGGACAACCGCTTCGTGCCTGGCGCGTCTTTCTGGGACTGCGCCGATCCTGGCTCTCTCGCGAAATCGTGGGCTTCGGTGCCTATGGGTTTCTGCTCGCTTGTACGCTCGCTTCCGGCTGGATTCCACAACTCTCCCCTGCTGTGCAACAGTCCCTTTCGGCAGCGGCATGCATCACAGGGTGCATCGCCGTGTTCACCTCGATCATGATCTACGCAGACACGGGACGCCGCGCATGGAATTTCACGGAGACCTTTCGTCGTTTTGCCGGAACCGTCCTGCTGTCGTTTTTCCTCGTCGCAGGCATCACCTCGGGCGACACCGCATGGTTTGTCGCTACCTGGTTCCTCGCAGGTGCAAAATGCCTGTGGGATGCGCTCGACATGGGGGCGAGTCACTCAATATCCAATTCACCTCACGGCGCACGCTTCCCATGGTTGTCCACCCGTGGTGGCAAGGTTGCTCTGGCATCGCGAATCACCTTCCTGCTCGCGGCCATCGCCGCAACACTCTGGCAGCCTGCGACCACCCTCTTCATCGGGATCGCTGGTGGAGCATTATTGATCGGAGAACTCTGCGAGCGCTACCAGTTTTTTGTGTCTGTCAACGTTTCCAAAATGCCGGGAGGGGCGGTAAGATGA
- a CDS encoding nitrate reductase, producing the protein MSSKRRPSWTQSIDAWMHRREGKMTRELEREKLSPHLPQLPTRLKPDAVTHSVCGYCSTGCSLKIHLRDEQAIGLSPHHRYPVNQGMACPKGWESLTVLDAPDRGTTPLLRNQEGEMQAVSWDVATQTFVERFQSVIERHGIGSVAWLSTGQIATEEMAYIGALAKFGMGWLHGDGNTRQCMATAVAAYQQSFGFDAPPYTYADLESSDVILLIGSNLCIAHPILWQRIMQNPHHPRIIVIDPRNTETAQLATDHFAIRPKSDLEFFYGIAHILLQNGWIDRDTINASTTGFEAFASFLQPYTAELASAASGIPVSRLQWLAETIASGERVSFWWTMGVNQGHQSTRTAQAIINLALMTGNIGKPGTGANSITGQCNAMGSRLFSNTTSLLGGHDFLNASHRHRVAERLNIPVERIPTSKSLAYDQIMEGIRDGSIRGLWVIATNPAHSWIHQNDARKLLQQLDFLVVQDMYTSTETAQMADLFLPAAGWGEKQGTFINSERRIGLIRQVKSPPGEALSDFDICQRIATAYGCESLLEEWRDPESVFRILARLSEGQPCDFSAIENYEMIAANGGIQWPLRPDDMAEQGTINPQRRLFENGQYFHPNGRAKFLFEPAQAMPEAPSASFPLLLITGRGTSAQWHTQTRTEKSPILRKLYPAHPYLEMHPDDAARAGLHNGKWVWVESSRGRIEVVLRLSNTVSPGMVFIPMHYAVTNQLTFPAFDPHSRQPSYKACAVRIFPKEH; encoded by the coding sequence ATGAGTTCCAAACGTCGCCCATCATGGACACAGAGCATCGATGCGTGGATGCACCGTCGCGAAGGGAAAATGACCCGGGAACTGGAGCGTGAAAAACTCTCTCCCCATCTTCCCCAACTGCCAACGCGCCTGAAACCCGATGCCGTCACCCACTCCGTCTGTGGATACTGCAGCACCGGGTGTTCCCTCAAAATTCATCTGCGGGACGAGCAGGCGATCGGACTCAGCCCGCACCATCGCTATCCGGTCAATCAAGGCATGGCCTGTCCCAAGGGATGGGAATCCCTCACCGTGCTCGATGCACCGGATCGCGGCACCACACCGCTGTTGCGAAATCAGGAGGGCGAAATGCAGGCCGTCTCGTGGGATGTGGCCACTCAAACCTTTGTCGAGCGTTTCCAGTCCGTCATCGAACGGCACGGCATCGGCTCAGTCGCATGGTTGAGCACGGGTCAAATCGCCACCGAAGAAATGGCTTACATCGGCGCGCTCGCCAAGTTTGGCATGGGTTGGCTGCACGGCGATGGCAATACACGCCAGTGCATGGCAACTGCCGTTGCCGCCTATCAGCAATCATTTGGATTTGATGCTCCCCCCTATACCTATGCGGATCTGGAATCATCGGATGTGATCCTGCTGATCGGCTCCAATCTCTGCATCGCCCACCCCATCCTCTGGCAGCGCATCATGCAGAACCCACACCATCCGCGCATCATCGTGATCGATCCCAGAAATACGGAGACCGCTCAGCTCGCGACGGATCACTTTGCCATTCGCCCAAAGTCCGACCTCGAGTTCTTCTACGGGATCGCGCACATCCTGCTGCAAAACGGCTGGATCGACCGTGACACCATCAACGCCAGCACGACTGGATTTGAGGCGTTCGCGAGTTTTCTCCAGCCGTACACTGCCGAACTTGCTTCTGCTGCTTCCGGTATTCCGGTTTCCCGCCTGCAATGGTTGGCCGAAACCATCGCCTCCGGCGAGCGGGTATCCTTCTGGTGGACCATGGGAGTCAATCAGGGACACCAGTCCACCCGTACCGCACAGGCGATCATCAATCTCGCCTTGATGACGGGCAACATCGGAAAACCAGGCACCGGGGCGAATTCGATCACGGGTCAATGCAATGCAATGGGTTCGCGACTCTTTAGCAACACCACTTCCCTGCTGGGGGGGCACGACTTCCTCAACGCCTCCCATCGCCATCGAGTTGCCGAACGACTGAACATCCCAGTGGAACGCATTCCGACCAGCAAAAGCCTCGCATACGACCAGATCATGGAAGGTATCCGCGATGGAAGCATTCGCGGACTGTGGGTGATCGCAACCAATCCCGCTCATTCCTGGATTCACCAGAACGATGCCCGAAAGCTGCTCCAACAACTGGATTTCCTTGTCGTGCAGGACATGTACACCAGCACTGAAACCGCTCAGATGGCCGACCTCTTCCTGCCCGCTGCAGGCTGGGGGGAAAAACAGGGAACATTCATCAACAGCGAACGCCGCATCGGTCTGATTCGACAAGTCAAGTCACCGCCCGGAGAGGCATTGAGCGATTTTGACATCTGCCAGCGCATCGCCACCGCCTATGGATGTGAATCCTTGCTGGAGGAGTGGAGGGATCCGGAGTCCGTTTTCCGGATTCTTGCCCGATTGAGCGAAGGGCAACCCTGCGATTTCAGTGCCATTGAAAACTACGAAATGATCGCGGCCAACGGCGGTATCCAGTGGCCACTCCGCCCGGACGACATGGCTGAACAAGGGACCATCAATCCCCAACGCAGACTCTTTGAGAACGGTCAATACTTCCACCCGAACGGACGGGCAAAGTTTCTGTTTGAACCTGCGCAAGCCATGCCCGAAGCACCATCAGCCAGCTTCCCGCTTCTCCTGATCACCGGAAGGGGCACCTCGGCGCAGTGGCATACGCAAACCCGCACCGAAAAATCACCCATTCTTCGCAAGTTGTACCCCGCCCATCCCTACCTGGAAATGCATCCGGACGACGCAGCACGAGCTGGTCTTCACAATGGGAAATGGGTTTGGGTCGAATCCTCACGCGGTCGCATTGAGGTCGTTCTTCGACTCTCCAACACCGTATCCCCAGGCATGGTGTTCATCCCCATGCACTATGCCGTCACCAACCAACTCACCTTTCCGGCCTTCGATCCGCACTCCCGTCAACCCTCTTACAAGGCATGCGCCGTACGAATTTTTCCAAAAGAACATTGA
- a CDS encoding NirA family protein — translation MNHPPQPFSTEQESYLKGFFQGIAQRPVIHALATNTALDDAPPETGAESLYGTPIDELCREERIKLETNGLDVWDQMVKNGDLNQFPKDGDVFRYKFYGMFYVAPAQDSLMLRCRIPGGQLFNHQLRGLADIAEKHGNGFLDITTRANFQIREIAPASAIPTLTQLTDIGLTSKGSGADNVRNVTASPTAGFDVQEILDVMPFAREMHHRILNNRDLYGLPRKFNIAYDGGGQISACADTNDIGFYAVRVGEGHSVDPGVYFRVQLCGITGHRQFAKDCGILIRPEQHADLACAMLRTFLQHGNRTNRNRARLKYLIDDWGVERFLEETEHHLDFSLMRFPQANCEARGATLQQGHLGIHAQKHPDYSYVGVRVPVGRLSHEQLRTIANLSQHYARGEIRLTVWQNFLIPHVHKSQIAELKLALSNAGFAFEANPFAAGLVACTGNTGCKYAAANTKSHAVKLADELAKRVQLDHAINIHLTGCTHSCAQHYIGDIGMIATPCTLDGESVEGYSIAFGGGVEERQGIAIEMFKSIPFQHIPDLLEACLTTFLDHREAGETFNAFIRRHSHEALNQLFLPHASTS, via the coding sequence ATGAATCACCCTCCGCAACCCTTCTCGACCGAACAGGAATCGTACCTCAAGGGCTTTTTCCAGGGCATTGCACAACGCCCGGTCATCCATGCCCTTGCAACGAACACTGCACTCGACGACGCACCCCCTGAAACCGGTGCAGAATCCCTTTATGGCACTCCCATCGACGAACTCTGCCGGGAGGAACGCATCAAACTGGAAACCAATGGGTTGGATGTCTGGGATCAGATGGTGAAAAACGGGGATCTGAATCAATTCCCCAAGGACGGTGATGTGTTCCGCTACAAGTTCTACGGAATGTTTTACGTCGCCCCGGCACAGGATTCTTTGATGCTGCGCTGTCGCATTCCCGGTGGACAACTTTTCAATCACCAACTGCGAGGTCTGGCGGATATCGCCGAAAAGCACGGCAATGGATTCCTCGATATCACCACACGCGCGAATTTTCAGATTAGGGAAATTGCGCCCGCATCCGCGATTCCGACGCTCACCCAGTTGACCGACATTGGCCTCACTTCAAAGGGATCGGGAGCGGACAATGTGCGCAACGTCACGGCCAGTCCGACCGCCGGATTTGACGTTCAGGAAATCCTCGACGTGATGCCCTTCGCCCGCGAAATGCATCACCGCATCCTGAACAACCGCGACCTCTACGGGTTGCCCCGAAAATTCAACATTGCCTATGACGGCGGCGGCCAAATCTCCGCCTGTGCGGACACCAATGACATCGGATTTTATGCCGTGAGAGTCGGTGAGGGGCATTCGGTGGATCCCGGTGTGTATTTTCGCGTTCAGCTCTGCGGAATTACCGGGCACCGACAATTCGCAAAAGACTGCGGTATCCTGATCCGCCCAGAACAGCATGCCGATCTCGCCTGTGCGATGCTTCGCACCTTTCTGCAGCATGGCAACCGCACCAACCGCAATCGGGCCCGACTGAAATACCTCATTGATGACTGGGGCGTTGAGCGATTTCTGGAAGAAACCGAACACCATCTGGATTTCTCCTTGATGCGTTTTCCACAAGCAAACTGCGAAGCACGCGGCGCCACCCTGCAGCAAGGTCATCTTGGCATCCATGCACAGAAGCATCCCGACTATTCCTATGTGGGGGTTCGCGTTCCCGTGGGACGGCTCAGCCACGAACAGTTGCGTACGATTGCGAACCTGAGTCAGCACTACGCTCGCGGGGAAATCCGCCTAACCGTGTGGCAAAATTTCCTGATTCCCCATGTGCACAAGAGCCAGATTGCGGAGCTGAAACTGGCGCTCAGCAATGCAGGCTTTGCATTTGAGGCAAATCCCTTTGCGGCGGGACTGGTTGCCTGCACCGGAAATACGGGATGCAAATACGCTGCGGCCAATACCAAATCCCATGCGGTCAAGCTCGCAGATGAACTGGCCAAGCGCGTTCAGCTCGATCATGCGATCAACATTCACCTCACGGGTTGTACTCATTCTTGTGCGCAGCACTACATCGGCGATATCGGAATGATAGCCACTCCTTGCACGCTGGATGGAGAATCGGTCGAGGGATATTCCATCGCATTCGGAGGTGGGGTTGAAGAACGCCAGGGCATTGCCATCGAGATGTTCAAGTCCATTCCCTTTCAACACATCCCGGATCTGCTCGAAGCCTGCCTGACCACTTTTCTCGACCACCGCGAAGCAGGCGAAACATTCAATGCATTCATTCGCCGACACTCTCACGAGGCGCTCAACCAACTGTTTTTACCACATGCAAGCACATCCTGA
- a CDS encoding sulfite reductase subunit alpha, with protein MQAHPDSTQTHPFIPDNAPFSAEQRAWLNGFLAGIYSNSAAEPKAPATPVTLLWGSQTGNCETLARKTGKRLKKAGFDVKVIDMSSYDVAKLANEQLLLILTSTYGDGEAPDNAQAFQEYLHSDQAHELSKVNFAVLALGDSSYPHFCKAGIDMDQRLKVLGAKRLIERVDCDADYEASFDAWLHSIEQALQPFQSSTREVEAADADDDETEEPLYHRKNPFPSTVVESRLLNGEGSSKEVRHVCLDLADSGLKYEAGDAIGIFPQNCPELVDQLLEKLELSAGESVTHAGQSRSLHDVLLNDCEISQLSRPTLAACHAHSPSAKLAELLEDSNSEQLKHYIAQHHFIDLIDEIALKVTSGADLLKILPSLQPRLYSISSSPRHEAGKVTITVGAVRYTLNGTARKGVASTFLADRVSPGESVPVFFHPNRNFRLPEDDKTPVIMVGPGTGIAPFRSFLQEREARAASGPNWLFFGDQHAATDFLYAEELRRWQEQGLLTHLNTAFSRDQADKRYVQHEMLEAAETLFEWLEAGAHFYVCGDASRMAKDVDAALVQIVTQCGKFDNVSGKAYVDQLKRERRYQRDVY; from the coding sequence ATGCAAGCACATCCTGATTCCACGCAAACACATCCATTCATTCCCGACAATGCTCCGTTCAGCGCCGAACAGCGCGCCTGGTTGAACGGGTTTCTTGCGGGTATTTATTCCAACTCAGCTGCCGAACCCAAGGCTCCGGCAACACCCGTCACTTTGCTGTGGGGATCGCAAACCGGAAACTGCGAAACACTCGCACGCAAAACGGGTAAACGCCTGAAGAAAGCGGGATTTGATGTAAAGGTCATCGACATGAGCAGCTACGATGTCGCTAAACTGGCAAACGAACAGCTGCTGCTCATCCTCACCAGCACCTATGGTGACGGTGAAGCACCCGACAATGCTCAGGCGTTTCAGGAATATCTGCACAGCGATCAGGCCCACGAGCTGTCCAAGGTGAACTTTGCCGTGCTCGCGCTCGGAGACTCCAGCTACCCACACTTTTGCAAGGCGGGCATTGACATGGATCAACGCCTCAAAGTACTGGGAGCCAAACGCCTGATCGAACGCGTCGACTGTGATGCGGACTATGAAGCCTCATTTGACGCCTGGCTTCATTCCATCGAGCAGGCCCTGCAGCCTTTTCAGTCGAGCACGCGGGAGGTTGAAGCAGCCGACGCCGATGATGATGAAACAGAAGAGCCCCTTTATCATCGGAAAAACCCCTTCCCGTCAACGGTAGTGGAGTCCCGCTTGCTCAATGGGGAGGGGTCGTCAAAGGAAGTACGCCACGTCTGCCTGGATTTGGCAGATTCCGGACTGAAATATGAAGCGGGTGACGCCATCGGCATCTTTCCCCAAAACTGCCCGGAACTGGTGGATCAATTGCTGGAAAAGCTGGAATTGTCCGCTGGGGAAAGTGTAACGCATGCAGGGCAATCGCGAAGCCTGCACGATGTGCTGTTGAACGACTGTGAGATCAGCCAGCTCAGCCGCCCTACCCTCGCTGCTTGCCATGCACATTCCCCCTCGGCCAAACTTGCCGAGCTGCTGGAGGATTCCAACAGCGAGCAACTCAAGCACTACATCGCACAGCACCACTTCATCGATTTGATTGATGAAATTGCGTTGAAAGTGACGAGTGGAGCGGACTTGTTGAAGATTCTTCCAAGCCTGCAGCCGCGCCTGTATTCGATTTCGTCAAGTCCCCGACATGAAGCAGGCAAGGTGACGATCACAGTCGGAGCCGTTCGCTACACCTTAAACGGCACAGCACGAAAGGGGGTGGCATCCACCTTTCTCGCAGATCGTGTATCACCCGGGGAAAGCGTGCCAGTCTTCTTCCACCCCAATCGCAACTTTCGCCTACCGGAAGACGATAAAACTCCGGTCATCATGGTCGGACCCGGAACCGGTATCGCTCCGTTTCGTTCCTTTTTGCAGGAGCGGGAGGCCCGAGCGGCTTCCGGCCCCAACTGGCTGTTTTTTGGAGACCAGCATGCGGCAACGGACTTCCTCTATGCGGAGGAGTTGCGCCGCTGGCAGGAGCAGGGACTGCTCACCCATCTGAACACCGCCTTTTCAAGGGATCAGGCGGACAAACGCTATGTGCAGCACGAAATGCTCGAGGCCGCAGAAACCCTGTTCGAATGGCTCGAAGCGGGAGCTCACTTTTACGTCTGTGGCGATGCATCGCGCATGGCCAAAGATGTGGATGCAGCACTGGTGCAAATTGTCACCCAATGCGGGAAATTCGATAACGTCTCCGGCAAAGCCTACGTCGACCAACTCAAACGAGAGCGACGCTATCAGCGCGATGTGTATTGA